The sequence CACCATCGGGTAATTTTATATCTAGCAAAACTAGTTCAGGCATTAAGTCTTCCACTAGTTCGTAGGCATCATATAAATTTTGAGCTTCACCACACACTATGTGATCAGTGTTCCTCTCTATTAGGGATTTGATCCCCCATGTTACAACAGAATGGTCATCAACTAGTAATATCTTTGCCCTTCTAGTCATTTAGGAATTCCTCCCATGGAATTGTTAAGGTAATAGTTGTTCCCATAATATTTGCTTTGATTGCCAAAGTGCCATCAGCCAATGAAGCTCTCTCTTTAATACTTTTAATACCAAAGCTATCGGACTTAATGGACTTTAAATCAACACCTACCCCGTTATCTGAAATAATTACTATAAGTTCCCTTAGGGTTGATTTAATGGTAACTTCGGCTTCAGTTGCCTTGGAATGCTTGATCACGTTACTTAGCGCTTCTTGTACAATATAGTACACTTGAGTCAATTTTTCGTTAGATAGTTGTCCTAGGGCTATGGCAGGAACTTCATAGTTGAGTTTTATCAGTACTGTCTTCCATTCTTGAAATTTTTCTACCAGTTCCGTTATATTAGCCTTGAGATCCTCAACTTCTATTTTTTGGGGAGAAAATCTTGCTATGAAACCTCTAATGTCAGATATCACTTCATTTAGGTCTTCCTTAATTTCAATCAGTTGCTCCTTATTTCCTGGATTATCTTCATCTTCCATTAGAAATTCAGCTCTTAAGCCTGTAGCAAATAGTTTTTGTATCAACACGTCATGAAGCTCCCTGCCAAGCTTTCTTCGTTCTTGGGTAGCAGCTTGAACCTGAATTAATCTAGATATCTTCTCGTTTACTTCCCATGTGAATATTTTAATAATGTCTATAAATAAGAAGGTAATTAATATAGCTGAAAAAGTCCTCGCAGCTTCAATGGGTATTCCAAAAATTATCTCAAAGACATTTTTATTAATAACATTTGCTGGGAAAAAATTTTGTTGTGAAACAATTAGTCCTGCAAAAATTCCATACATCAAAAAAACCACAGCTAAGGCTTTAAACTTTATTGATATAATTTTAAGATTTAGATTCCGCATGGCCTCTGAGTTTTGGTACAAGGCATAAGCAACCAAAATTCCACCAGGTAACCCGATAAAATACCTAGACATGGTACTATACATTGGGTATTTTATGTTTGTAGCAACATCTGGGTATAGCCAATCCATTATAAAAAAACCTAAGGCCCAGATGGTTAATAATACCCAAGGTATTTTTTTTAGTTTTTCTAGCTTATAATCTTTAAATTCAAATAATGCAAACCCAAAGGCAAATAGCGATGCGAAAGAAGTTGCATTTAAGAACATTTTAAACTGGTATTGCTGGACTATATATTCTGGGTAACTATCAGCTATAATAATCATAGACACCCATTCAGAAAGACCATGTATAACTCCAAACCCCGCTAAATAGATCAGTGCCTTCATTAAAGGGAAGTTACTTATTTTTTTATTACTTTGCTGAAGAGCGGAGATACCCATGGTAAAAAAGGCTAATCCATAAATAAAGTATAACGGTATGGATTTTGGTCCGAAGAAGTCCATGTTTTTTTGCCTCCCTTTATGTTTAATCTAAATTATTATACCAAGTATAGAGGAAAAAACCTATCCCAGTATCAGGATAGGTTCTGAAATTTACTTGCCCGCTGCGTGTTTACCAGCGATTTTTCCAAATACGATGTTTTCAGTAGTGTTGTTACCAGCTACACGACCTGAACCGTATAGACCACCACTTATCTCACCTGCAACATAAAGACCTGCGATTGGGTTTCCGTCTTTGTCAATTGCTTGAGCATTTTCATTGAACGCTACACCAGCCATTGTATAGTGTGATGAAGGAAGAACCTCTACACCATAGAAAGGACCTTCTGTTACTTTACCAGTTGTTGATCTTTCAAATTCATCTACACCATTGTTTAACTCTTCGATTGTAGCTGCAACAATTGCTGGATCTAAACCAAGTTCTAGAGCAAGTTCTTCAATAGTATCTGCTTGAATCATTTTACCTCTGTTTACAGCCGCAGCACCGTTACTTGTTTCAAAAACCTCGGAATCAAAAATTACATAACCTACTCTATCAGTTTGCCCAAGCACGTGTGGTACTAGATCAATTGGTTTTAATGTTTCATTTACAAATCTTTGACCTTCTTTATTTAATAATACTCCGCCACCTTCTTGGCTAATTACAGACTCACGAATCCAGTAACCTGGTCTTCCTAAAGCTCTCATCTGGTGGAATTCCATATCCCTTGTGTCTGCTCCTGCAGCGATAGCCCATCTAAACCCATCACCAGTTGGCCCAACTGTACTCATTACGTTGTGAGAGTTTGCAAATTTAGAATTGTACTCACCTATTAAATCTTGAGCATTACCAAAACCACCTGTTGCTAAGATAACAGCATCAGCTTTTATACTAACTTCATTGCCATCTTTGTCAGTTGCTTTAGCTCCAACTATTTTACCATCCTCTATAATTAACTCTTTACCTTCTGTGTTAAGTTTAATTTCAAGATTGTCATACTTAGCAGCTTCTTGTTGGTAAGCTTGTAATAGTAATGCTCCAAAGTGACCTTCTGTTGGAACTATCCACCATGGCTCATCAACATTAAGCTTGTAGCTTAATCCTAGGGAAAGTAACCATTCGTACGCATCATTACTTTTTTCAGCAAGGATTGTAACTAGTTCTTCGTTTGGCAAGTTATTTCCCATTGTCATGGTTCTGTCAATATGATCTTGTACTGTAAAAGGAACTTCTGCTTCTTCGTGAAGATTTGTATCAGATGCAGTAAGACCAGTTGCAGATGTTATGGTATTACCTCCAAGCATAGGTAATTTTTCAATTAGAATAACATTTGCCCCTTCTTGTGCAGCAGTAATAGCTGATACTAGTCCAGCTCCTCCACCACCAATTACAAGTACATCTGTTTTAATTTCATTTGAATCACTTGAATTATCATTTGATGTACATCCTACAAAAATACTCGTAGATAATGCCATAACCATAAGTAGAATCAAAAACTTTTTCATCTCATTGCCCTCCCGGAAATTTTAATTAGATTATTAGAGTTTGTACTGTTTTTCACAACCTCTAATGAGATTATAATACACATTTGGAAAGTACACATAGTGACAAATGTCCTTTTTTTCACAAGTGTACCATGTTTTGAAATAGAGACATATGTCTAATGGTGCTTAAGTTTTATATATGATATTACTGGTACATAGTAAAGCTTTCATTACTTTCTATATCTATATCTTTCACAAAAAAAGGATCAGACTAGAGTTTATCAATGATTTGATAAGTTCTAGTCTGATCCTTTTTAACATATTAAATAATTTTAATTACTTGCTCTTTCATTGTTTCTTACAAATCTTTGCGGGTGTTGTTTTAAAAACTCACTTAATGGTTTATTTGAGTTATACCACTGTTTTGCTGAGTCTACTCCTATATATCTGTAATGCCAAGGCTCATATATATATCCTGTGACATCTTCATACCCTTCTGGGTAACTCATGGCAAAACCATATTTATAAGCATTGTCTTTTAACCATTTACCTGCTTGGGTATCTTCAAAGGATTGTACCAATCTTCCCTCACTGTCTTCAGAAAAATCTACTGCAGTGCCCAGTTGATGTTCTGATTCTCCTGGACGGGCACTTCTTTGGTTTGCAATTTTTTCACCGTATTTTACTACATTTTCACCAAATACTTGTTGTTGAGTTTCATATGACCTAAATGCAGATGCCACATAAAGTGTAATATTCTGGGCTTTGGCATCAGTCCACATTTTCTCTAACTGCTCAGCAGCTTCCTGACGTAAAAAGTAAGACCATTGAGGACGTGCTAAAACATGTTTTGGTAATTCTACCAAGTCGTCTGGGTGATAGTTCCCTATATTGGTGTCTTTGGTTACTAAAGCTAACAAGTAACTTCCATCTATAAAAACTGAATCTCCTATTTTATCATAGTCTAGTTTAAACACTGCCTGTATATAAGTGTCCTGTTCACAGTAAAATTTATACTCTTCCCTTTGGGATACTATTTCGCCATTTTCTTCCCAACCCACAAAATTATAATTACTATGTGGGTTAGCTACGATTGTAACTTCCTCACCTATTTCGTACCTACCTCCACCATCAACAGTGCCACCTAAGTTTTGTGATGGGTTAACTTCTATATCAACAACCTTTTCTTGTGTCTCCCATATGTTTAATCCTTGTAGTAAGTTCACAGGATTTATAGCTAGCTTGTATCTAATGAAGATACTAGATATAACCAAAACCAAAACAACAGTTAAAAGAACCACTTTTTCTCGGGTTATTTTCCCCATATCTTCCCCTCCTCGTATAGTATATTGTAACAAATTATCTCACATTTTTAAATAACAATATTATGTAAACTGGGTCAGTCTTCAAT comes from Alkalicella caledoniensis and encodes:
- a CDS encoding D-alanyl-D-alanine carboxypeptidase family protein, whose product is MGKITREKVVLLTVVLVLVISSIFIRYKLAINPVNLLQGLNIWETQEKVVDIEVNPSQNLGGTVDGGGRYEIGEEVTIVANPHSNYNFVGWEENGEIVSQREEYKFYCEQDTYIQAVFKLDYDKIGDSVFIDGSYLLALVTKDTNIGNYHPDDLVELPKHVLARPQWSYFLRQEAAEQLEKMWTDAKAQNITLYVASAFRSYETQQQVFGENVVKYGEKIANQRSARPGESEHQLGTAVDFSEDSEGRLVQSFEDTQAGKWLKDNAYKYGFAMSYPEGYEDVTGYIYEPWHYRYIGVDSAKQWYNSNKPLSEFLKQHPQRFVRNNERASN
- a CDS encoding sensor histidine kinase; the encoded protein is MDFFGPKSIPLYFIYGLAFFTMGISALQQSNKKISNFPLMKALIYLAGFGVIHGLSEWVSMIIIADSYPEYIVQQYQFKMFLNATSFASLFAFGFALFEFKDYKLEKLKKIPWVLLTIWALGFFIMDWLYPDVATNIKYPMYSTMSRYFIGLPGGILVAYALYQNSEAMRNLNLKIISIKFKALAVVFLMYGIFAGLIVSQQNFFPANVINKNVFEIIFGIPIEAARTFSAILITFLFIDIIKIFTWEVNEKISRLIQVQAATQERRKLGRELHDVLIQKLFATGLRAEFLMEDEDNPGNKEQLIEIKEDLNEVISDIRGFIARFSPQKIEVEDLKANITELVEKFQEWKTVLIKLNYEVPAIALGQLSNEKLTQVYYIVQEALSNVIKHSKATEAEVTIKSTLRELIVIISDNGVGVDLKSIKSDSFGIKSIKERASLADGTLAIKANIMGTTITLTIPWEEFLND
- a CDS encoding FAD-dependent oxidoreductase gives rise to the protein MKKFLILLMVMALSTSIFVGCTSNDNSSDSNEIKTDVLVIGGGGAGLVSAITAAQEGANVILIEKLPMLGGNTITSATGLTASDTNLHEEAEVPFTVQDHIDRTMTMGNNLPNEELVTILAEKSNDAYEWLLSLGLSYKLNVDEPWWIVPTEGHFGALLLQAYQQEAAKYDNLEIKLNTEGKELIIEDGKIVGAKATDKDGNEVSIKADAVILATGGFGNAQDLIGEYNSKFANSHNVMSTVGPTGDGFRWAIAAGADTRDMEFHQMRALGRPGYWIRESVISQEGGGVLLNKEGQRFVNETLKPIDLVPHVLGQTDRVGYVIFDSEVFETSNGAAAVNRGKMIQADTIEELALELGLDPAIVAATIEELNNGVDEFERSTTGKVTEGPFYGVEVLPSSHYTMAGVAFNENAQAIDKDGNPIAGLYVAGEISGGLYGSGRVAGNNTTENIVFGKIAGKHAAGK